ATCGCATTCTGGGCGTGCTCCAGACCGCCCTTGCGGTCGATGGCGACAACGTCGCGGTCAGTTTCCAGATCAGCCACCTTGGCCGAGCCGAGATACAGGATCGCCCACCCTGCCGGATCGACCTCGCGGCCGAGCGCTTTCGACAGGCTCGACCACGACAGGCCGATCTTCAGCGTTGCGTTGGTCAACTGGAGCGCCGTCAGGCGCGCGGTCCCGAGCAGGCGGTCCTGTTCCTGCGGGTGTTGCAGGATCAGGACTTCAACGGTGTTCTCGACAGGCGCGAGGCTGTCGCAAATGCACAGCGGCTGCGGCTTGCCGCACTCGGGGCATTCGGGAATGTCTTCGGTGGGCGGTGTCGTGATGATCTCGGACATGCCTCGCTATACGCGCCCTGCTTCCATGCAGCAACTTGCCCCGGCAGAGGCCCTATTCCGCCGGCACCGCGCTTGGGCCGGGAGAGAATTTGCCGCGCACCCACAGGCGCGCGCGGTCGATCAGAAGATAGATCACGGGCGTCGTATAGAGCGTGAGGATCTGCGATACGATCAGGCCGCCGATGATGGTGACGCCGAGCGGCCGCCGCAGTTCGGTGCCGGGGCCGGTCGCGACCACGAGCGGCACGGCGGCGAGCAAGGCCGCCATCGTCGTCATGATGATGGGACGGAATCGCGCGAGGCTTGCTGCAAAAATCGCGTCATGCGAATTCATGCCGTGCTGCCGTTCGCCTTCCAGCGCGAAATCCACGATCATGATGCCGTTCTTCTTGACGATGCCGATCAGGAGAATGATGCCGACAAAGGCGATCACGGTAAGCGGCAGCCCGGTGATAAGCAGCGCCAGCAGCGCGCCCAGCCCCGCGGGCGGCAGCGTCGAGATAATCGTGAGCGGGTGCGCAAGGCTCTCATACAGCACGCCGAGCACGATATAGACCGCAACCAGCGCGCCGAGAATCAAAAGCGGCTGATGGCTGGCGGTCTTCTGGCTATCGGCGGCGTTGCCCTCGAAGGTGCCGCGAATGCCCTCCGGCATATGCAGTTCCGCGATAGCCTGACGAATGTTTGCCGTTGCGGTTTCCAGCGGCACATTGGGCAGCGTATTGAACGAGACCGTGGTCGAGGGGAACGAACCCGTATGGCGCACGGCGAGCGGTGCGAGGCCGCGGCTGTAATGAACAAGCGCCGATAGCGGAATCTGCGTGTTGTTGGCGCCCGCGACATAGATATGCGCGAGGTCGGCCGGGTCATCCTGAAAATGCGGATCGACCTCCAGTACGATCTGGTACTGGTTGCGCTGGGTGTAGATATAGGAAATCTGCCGTTGGGCGAAAGCGTTGTTCAGCGCGTTGTCGATGTCCTGAATGTCCGCGCCGACGCTCGCCGCCATCTTGCGGTCGATCTTGAGGTTGAGTTGTAGCCCGCCCGGATCGGAATCGCTGGAGATGTCGGTGATGCCCTCCACCGTCTCCATTCGCTTGGCGATCAGCGGTCCCCATTTTTGCAGCAGATCGAGATCGGCACTGGAGAGTGTGTACTGGTAGTTGGAATCGCTCTGCCGCCCGCCCGCGCGGATATCCTGCGCGGCGACCATGAACAGCCGGATTCCCGGAATTTTCCCGAGTTCGCGGCGCAGCCTGTCGATCACCAGCGAGGTGCTGAGGCCGCCCCGCTCCTCCGGTGATTTTAATGAGATGAACATCGTGCCGCGGTTCGAGCCGCCCGCGAACGAGCTGCCTCCGAGCGTCGAGCCGATGCTGGCGACGGCCGGATCGGCCATCACGGTATCGGCGACGCGCTGTTGCAGGCCGAGCATCGCCTGGAACGAGATGTCGGCGGACGCCCGCGTCGATCCGAAAATGAAACCGCTGTCGTCGGTCGGGAAATAACCCTTCGGCAGTTTTGCGAACAGCACGACGGTCAGCGCGATGGTGGCGAAGAACACCACGATCGTCACGACCGGTACCCGCAGCACGACCTTCAGGGTGCGCTCGTAGAACACCAATATCCGCGACAGGAAGCCCTCGACGATCCTGTCGAAGCGGGTTTCCTTTTCGGAGTGCGCGTGTTTGATGTACTGCGCGCAGATCATCGGCGTCACCGTCAGCGACACCACGGTCGAGACGGCGATGGCGAACACCAGCGTCAATGAGAATTCACGCAACAGCCGCCCGACGATGCCGTCCATGAAGATCAATGGCGTGAAGGCGGCGACCAGCGACAGGCTGATCGACAGCACCGTGAACCCGATCTGCTTGGCGCCTTCCAGCGCCGCGCGCGGGGGCGACATGCCCTGCTCCAGATTGCGGTACATGTTCTCGATCATGACGATGGCGTCGTCGACGACGAAGCCGATCGAAATCGCGAGCGCCATCAGCGACAGGTTGTCGATCGAAAATCCTGCCGCCCACATTCCGGCGCAGGTGCCTGCCAGCGCCAGCGGCACCGAGATGCCGGCCGCTATCGTCGGCACCATGCGGCGCAGGAAGATGAAGACCACCGCCATCACCAGGATCGCGGTCGCGCCCAGCGTCCATTGCATGTCATCGACGCTGGCGCGGATGGTGCCGGTGCGGTCGGTCAGCGTCGAGATTTCGACGCCCGCCGGAATCCATTGCTTGAGTTGCGGTAGCAGCGCCCTGATCCGGTCCACCGTCTCGATCACGTTGGCGTCGCTCTGCTTGGTGATCTGCAACAGCACCGCGGGCTGCTTGTTAAACCATGCGATCGAGCGGCTGGAGCGCGTCGCATCGACGACGTTGGCGACATCCGACAGACGGATGAAATTTCCGTTCGAGGATTTGATAACGATGTTCTTCAGTTCCGCCGCGGTGCGCATCTGCGGATTGAGGCCGAGCGTTTCGCCCTGCCGATGACCGTTGAACATCCCGATCGGGCCGAAGGCGTTGGCGTTGACGATGGCGGTGCGCACGCTGTCGGTGGAGATCCCGGCATTGGCGAGCAGCACGGGATTCATCTGCACCCGGACCGCGGGCTGGTCGGCGCCGCTCACGGTCACCTCGCCCACGCCCTGGACCTGTGCAATCCTTTGCGCCACGACCGTGTCTGCGATGTCATAGATCGCGCTTGACGACATTGTCTTGGATGTCAGCGCGATAATGAAGACCGGCATCCCCGCCGTGTTCGCCTTGCGGAAATTCGGCAGCGAAGGCAAGTCGGTCGGCAGATCCGCCAGCGAAGCGTTGATCGCCGCCTGCACGTCACGCGCGGCCTTGTCGATGCTGCGTCCAATGGCGAACTGCATCTGGATGCTGGTCGAGCCGAGCGAACTCGACGAGGTAATCTGATCGACGCCCGCGATTTCGCCGAGCTTGCGCTCCAGAGGTGCGGCAACGGTTGCGGCCATCACCGAGGGATCGGCGCCGGGCCGCGAGGCCGACACGCGGATCATCGGAAAGTCCACGTTGGGAATGCTCGCGACCGGGAGGTTCACATAGGCGACCGCGCCGACAAGGAACAACCCGATTGCCAGCAGCGTGGTGCCGACCGGCCTGCGGATGAAGGGTTCCGAGATCGACATTTACTGCATGCCTTCCGTCGCGCCGGCAACCGGAGGCGACGGATAATTGTCCGCAGGCGGCACGGCGCTTTCGAGACGCCGGTTGATGCGGTCGAGCGCGAGATAGATCACCGGCGTCGTATAGAGCGTAAGGATCTGGCTGACGATCAGACCGCCGATGATCGACACGCCGAGCGGAAAGCGCAGTTCCGAGCCGGTGCCGGTTTCGAGCGCCAGCGGCAACGCGCCGAACAAGGCGGCCAGCGTGGTCATCATGATCGGGCGGAAACGCAGCAGGCAGGCCTGAACGATGGCGTCATATGGCGTGCGCCCTTCATGCCGCTCCGCCTCCAGCGCGAAGTCGATCATCATGATCGCATTCTTCTTGACGATGCCCATCAGCAGGATGATGCCGATCAGGCCGATCACGGACAGATCCTGTCCGGTGAGAATCAACGCAAGGATGGCGCCGACGCCGGCCGACGGCAGCGTCGAGAGAATGGTGATCGGGTGGATGTAGCTCTCGTACAAAACGCCGAGCACGATATAGATCGTGACGATGGCGGCGAGGATCAGCCAGGGCTGGCCCGAGAGCGAACGCGAGAATTCCGCCGCGTCTCCCGAATAGAGGCCGGTGATGTTGCCCGGCATGCCGATCTGCTTCTCGATTTTGTGCAGGGCGTTGACGGCATCGCCGAGCGCCTCGCCGGGGGCGAGGTTGAAACTCAGCGACACGGCGGGGAACTGCGCCTGATGCGAGATCGACAGCGGTGCTGTGGTTCGCGTCAGGGTCGCGACCGCCGAGATCGGCACCTGCGAGGTGCCCGCGCCGGTCGTGCTCGCAGCCCCCGGCACATACAGCTTCGACAGGATATTCGGATCGCGCTGATCCTCCGGCATCGCCTCCAGCACCACGCGATATTGGTTGGCCTGGCCGTAGATGGTTGAAATCTGCCGCTGGCTGAAAGCGTCGTTCAGCGTATCGTTGACAGCCTGCAACGAGACGCCGAGCTGCCCCGCGCGCTGGCGGTCCACGCTGAGCGCCGCGCGCAGGCCGCCCTCCTGCGCCTCCGACGACACATCACGGAACAGCGAATTCCGGCGCATCTCCTGCACCAGCGCATTCGACCATTTCACGACTTCGTCGCGGTCGGTGCCGGTCAGCGTGTACTGATACTGTGACCGGCTCGATTTGGTGCTGATCTGGATGTCCTGCACCGGCTGGAAATAGACGGAAATGCCGGGGATCGAGGCGACACGCTGTTTCAGCCGCTCGATAACGCCCGAGACATCGGCCTTGCGCTCGTCGCGCGGCTTCAGGTTGATGGTGATGCGCCCGACATTGGGCGTCGGATTCACCGATCCCGCGCCGATGGTGGAAACGAGCCCGGTTACATCGGCATCTGCCTCAATAATCTTGGCGACCGCCGTCTGCCGGTTCTGCATCTCGGCAAAGGAGACGTCCTGCCCAGCCTCGGTCACCGCGACGATGGACGCGGTGTCCTGAAGCGGCAGAAAGCCCTTCGGCGCGATCATGTAGAGCACCGTCGTCGCCACCACGGTCAGCAGCGTTACGACCAGCGTCAGCCGCTGGTGCCGCAGCACGACCAGCAAGGTGCGGTGATAGAATTCCACCGTGCGGTCAATGAAGTCGCTGATGGCGCGCAGTCCAGGAATTTCCCATTCCTCGCCGTGGCGCTTCAATAGCCGCGAACACATCATCGGCGTCAGCGTCAGCGAGACGATGGCGGAGGTGACGACCGCGATCGTCAGCGTCAGCGCGAACTCGCGGAACATGCGTCCCACAAGGCCCGACATGAACAGGAGCGGTATGAACACCGCGATCAGCGACACGGTGAGCGAGATCACGGTGAATCCGATCTCGCGCGCGCCGCGCAGCGCCGCTTCCATCGCGGTCTCGCCGCCTTCCATGTGTCGGACGATGTTCTCGATCATCACGATAGCGTCGTCGACCACGAACCCCGTGCCGATCGTCAGCGCCATCAAGGATAAATTATCGAGGCTGAAGCCCGCGAACCACATGATGCCGAAACTGGTGATCAGCGACAGCGGCAGCGCCACGCCCGCGATGATGGTCGCGCGGATCGAGCGCAGGAACAGCAACACTACCAGCGTCACCAGAATGACGCTGAGGATGAGCGTGAACTGCACGTCATGGACCGAGGCGCGAATGGTCACGGTGCGATCGCTGACGATGGTGAGGTTCACGCCAGCGGGGATCGCTTGCTGGAGTTTCGGAATCTCCGCGCGGATCTGCTGCACCACGTCGATGACGTTGGCGCCGGGCTGGCGCTGGATTTCGATGATGACGGCGGGCTTGTTCTTGTACCAGCCGCCGGTCTTGTCGTTCTCCAGCCCGTCGATGAGCTGTGACACGTCGCCGACGGTCACCGGCGCATTGTTGCGATAGGCGATAACAACGTCGCGGTACTGATCCGCGGTACTCAACTGATCGTTGGCGGCGATGGTGTAGGATTGCTGCTTGCCGTCGAGCGAGCCTTTCGGGCCTGAGACGTTCGCGCCCACGATGGCGGTGCGCAAATCCTCCATGCCGAGACCGTAGGCGGCGAGGCGCGCAAGATCGGCCTGCACCCGCACGGCGGGCTTCAGCCCCCCAAGCACGGAGACGCGCCCGACGCCGCTGATCTGCGCGAGCCGTTGCGCCATCAGCGAATCCGCAAGGTCGCTCATCGCGCGCACCGAAATGGTGTCGGAAGTCAGCGCCAGCGTCATCACCGGCGCGTCCGCCGGATTGACCTTGGCGTAGGTCGGCGGATACGGCAGGTTTTTCGGCAGCACGCCGTTGGCGGCATTGATCGCGGCCTGAACGTCCTGCGTCGCGCCGTCGATGTCGCGGTTGAGATCGAATTGCAGCGAGATCTGGCTGACGCCGAACGAACTCGTCGAGGTCATCGACGACAGCGAGGGAATTTGCCCGAGCTGGCGTTCAAGCGGCGCGGTAATCAGCGAGGCGGCGACATCGGGGCTCGCGCCCGGCAGTTGCGTCGTCACCTGCACGGTCGGAAAATCGACCTGCGGCAGCGAGGACACCGGAAGCGACCAGTAGCCGAGCGCGCCGCCGATCAGGAGCGCGAGCCCGAGCAGCGAGGTTGCAATCGGCCTGCGGATGAATGGTTCGGAAACGCTCATTTCCACCCTTTATCGCGAACGCCGTCCGCCGCCCTGCCCGCCCTTTTGTTCCCGTTTACGCGGCGCAAGATCCTGCGTCGGCGTGTTGTCGTTGGTGCCGATCGCCACCTTCGAGCCGTCCGAGAGGTTGGCGAAGCCGGTCGTGACCACCTTGTCGGCCGGCGTCAGGCCGCTGGCGATGACGGCCGTGGTTTCGTCCTGCTGGGTCACGGTGACAGCCTTGGCGGTGACGATGTTGTTCTCACCGATCACATAGCTGAACGTGCCCGACGGTCCGCGCTGCACGGCCGCTGTCGGCACCGTCAGCGCCTTCGGCAGGACCTCGACCTTGAGGCGGACGTTGACGAACTGTCCCGGCCAGAGCTGGTGGTTCGGGTTCGGGAATTCGGCCTTCACTTTCACCGTGCCGGTGGCCGGATCGACCTGATTGTCGATGGTGCGCATCGTGCCGGTATCGGCGACGGTGCGCCCGTCATTGCCGAACACATCGACGGCGAGCGTGCCCTTCGCGGACGCCGCGTTGACGCGGTTGATCTCCTGCTGCGGCAGGCTGAACTGCACCGCGATCGGCTGCAACTGCGTCAGCACCACGACGCCCGTGGTGTCGGAGGCATGGACGATGTTGCCCGGATCGACCTGACGCAGACCTGTGCGGCCCGACAGCGGCGCGACGATCTTGGTATAGCCAAGCGTCGCCTGCGCGTTGTCGATGGCGGCCTGATCGGAGCGCACCACCGCCTCGAGTTGGGCGACCGTCGCCTTTTGCGTATCGGCCTGCTGCGCGGAACCGGCCTTTGAAGCAGCGAGTTGCTCGTAACGCTTCAAATCGATCCGCGCATTGGCAAGCTGCGCTTCGTCCTGCGCCTTTTTGGCGACGGCCTGATCGTATTGCGCCTGATAGATCACGGGATCGATCTCGGCGAGCACGTCGCCCGCCTTGACGTCCTGACCTTCGACGAAATTCACCTTCAGCAGCTTGCCGTCCACCTGTGCGCGTACCGTCACGGTGTTGAGCGCCCGCACCTGGCCGACGCCATCGAGATAGACCGGCACGTCCTCGACCTTCGGTGTCGCGGCCAACACCGGCACGGCCATATCCGGCCGCGTGCGCGCTACATTGCTTCCGCTGAAAAAATACGACCAGGCGAGCCAGCCGAGTCCGGCCACGATCACGAGGCCGATGAACAGCGATACCGTGCGCCGCCGTGCACCGGCGGCGATCCGCGCCACGCCTTCGCCCACCTTGCCGTCCTCGCCTGGCTTAAAGAGCATGCGCGGGCTCCATTGTGCTCAACACTGTCTTTGGCTCCCATCCGCCCCCGAGGGCTGAAAACAGGCTGACATAGGCTTGCAGCCACGCCAGTTGCGCCTGCTGCAAGGTGTCCTCCGCGGTGAACAGAGTCTGCTGCGTGTTTAACACGGTGACGATATCGGCGGTG
The nucleotide sequence above comes from [Pseudomonas] carboxydohydrogena. Encoded proteins:
- a CDS encoding tRNA-uridine aminocarboxypropyltransferase — its product is MSEIITTPPTEDIPECPECGKPQPLCICDSLAPVENTVEVLILQHPQEQDRLLGTARLTALQLTNATLKIGLSWSSLSKALGREVDPAGWAILYLGSAKVADLETDRDVVAIDRKGGLEHAQNAILNNIEGVVVLDGTWSQAKALWWRNPWMLKCQRVILGPKSLSLYGKLRREPRSDGLSTIEAVSLLLARLEKRPQIADALLGAFERMLAKYREGVKAHPELLPKPKPKRDWRRGRKPARRRQG
- a CDS encoding efflux RND transporter permease subunit, with amino-acid sequence MSISEPFIRRPVGTTLLAIGLFLVGAVAYVNLPVASIPNVDFPMIRVSASRPGADPSVMAATVAAPLERKLGEIAGVDQITSSSSLGSTSIQMQFAIGRSIDKAARDVQAAINASLADLPTDLPSLPNFRKANTAGMPVFIIALTSKTMSSSAIYDIADTVVAQRIAQVQGVGEVTVSGADQPAVRVQMNPVLLANAGISTDSVRTAIVNANAFGPIGMFNGHRQGETLGLNPQMRTAAELKNIVIKSSNGNFIRLSDVANVVDATRSSRSIAWFNKQPAVLLQITKQSDANVIETVDRIRALLPQLKQWIPAGVEISTLTDRTGTIRASVDDMQWTLGATAILVMAVVFIFLRRMVPTIAAGISVPLALAGTCAGMWAAGFSIDNLSLMALAISIGFVVDDAIVMIENMYRNLEQGMSPPRAALEGAKQIGFTVLSISLSLVAAFTPLIFMDGIVGRLLREFSLTLVFAIAVSTVVSLTVTPMICAQYIKHAHSEKETRFDRIVEGFLSRILVFYERTLKVVLRVPVVTIVVFFATIALTVVLFAKLPKGYFPTDDSGFIFGSTRASADISFQAMLGLQQRVADTVMADPAVASIGSTLGGSSFAGGSNRGTMFISLKSPEERGGLSTSLVIDRLRRELGKIPGIRLFMVAAQDIRAGGRQSDSNYQYTLSSADLDLLQKWGPLIAKRMETVEGITDISSDSDPGGLQLNLKIDRKMAASVGADIQDIDNALNNAFAQRQISYIYTQRNQYQIVLEVDPHFQDDPADLAHIYVAGANNTQIPLSALVHYSRGLAPLAVRHTGSFPSTTVSFNTLPNVPLETATANIRQAIAELHMPEGIRGTFEGNAADSQKTASHQPLLILGALVAVYIVLGVLYESLAHPLTIISTLPPAGLGALLALLITGLPLTVIAFVGIILLIGIVKKNGIMIVDFALEGERQHGMNSHDAIFAASLARFRPIIMTTMAALLAAVPLVVATGPGTELRRPLGVTIIGGLIVSQILTLYTTPVIYLLIDRARLWVRGKFSPGPSAVPAE
- a CDS encoding efflux RND transporter permease subunit; its protein translation is MSVSEPFIRRPIATSLLGLALLIGGALGYWSLPVSSLPQVDFPTVQVTTQLPGASPDVAASLITAPLERQLGQIPSLSSMTSTSSFGVSQISLQFDLNRDIDGATQDVQAAINAANGVLPKNLPYPPTYAKVNPADAPVMTLALTSDTISVRAMSDLADSLMAQRLAQISGVGRVSVLGGLKPAVRVQADLARLAAYGLGMEDLRTAIVGANVSGPKGSLDGKQQSYTIAANDQLSTADQYRDVVIAYRNNAPVTVGDVSQLIDGLENDKTGGWYKNKPAVIIEIQRQPGANVIDVVQQIRAEIPKLQQAIPAGVNLTIVSDRTVTIRASVHDVQFTLILSVILVTLVVLLFLRSIRATIIAGVALPLSLITSFGIMWFAGFSLDNLSLMALTIGTGFVVDDAIVMIENIVRHMEGGETAMEAALRGAREIGFTVISLTVSLIAVFIPLLFMSGLVGRMFREFALTLTIAVVTSAIVSLTLTPMMCSRLLKRHGEEWEIPGLRAISDFIDRTVEFYHRTLLVVLRHQRLTLVVTLLTVVATTVLYMIAPKGFLPLQDTASIVAVTEAGQDVSFAEMQNRQTAVAKIIEADADVTGLVSTIGAGSVNPTPNVGRITINLKPRDERKADVSGVIERLKQRVASIPGISVYFQPVQDIQISTKSSRSQYQYTLTGTDRDEVVKWSNALVQEMRRNSLFRDVSSEAQEGGLRAALSVDRQRAGQLGVSLQAVNDTLNDAFSQRQISTIYGQANQYRVVLEAMPEDQRDPNILSKLYVPGAASTTGAGTSQVPISAVATLTRTTAPLSISHQAQFPAVSLSFNLAPGEALGDAVNALHKIEKQIGMPGNITGLYSGDAAEFSRSLSGQPWLILAAIVTIYIVLGVLYESYIHPITILSTLPSAGVGAILALILTGQDLSVIGLIGIILLMGIVKKNAIMMIDFALEAERHEGRTPYDAIVQACLLRFRPIMMTTLAALFGALPLALETGTGSELRFPLGVSIIGGLIVSQILTLYTTPVIYLALDRINRRLESAVPPADNYPSPPVAGATEGMQ
- a CDS encoding efflux RND transporter periplasmic adaptor subunit, which codes for MLFKPGEDGKVGEGVARIAAGARRRTVSLFIGLVIVAGLGWLAWSYFFSGSNVARTRPDMAVPVLAATPKVEDVPVYLDGVGQVRALNTVTVRAQVDGKLLKVNFVEGQDVKAGDVLAEIDPVIYQAQYDQAVAKKAQDEAQLANARIDLKRYEQLAASKAGSAQQADTQKATVAQLEAVVRSDQAAIDNAQATLGYTKIVAPLSGRTGLRQVDPGNIVHASDTTGVVVLTQLQPIAVQFSLPQQEINRVNAASAKGTLAVDVFGNDGRTVADTGTMRTIDNQVDPATGTVKVKAEFPNPNHQLWPGQFVNVRLKVEVLPKALTVPTAAVQRGPSGTFSYVIGENNIVTAKAVTVTQQDETTAVIASGLTPADKVVTTGFANLSDGSKVAIGTNDNTPTQDLAPRKREQKGGQGGGRRSR